Proteins found in one Pontibacter sp. SGAir0037 genomic segment:
- a CDS encoding RNA methyltransferase, whose protein sequence is MPKTKNIFNHFRHLMMSVTLLWALMLNGQEVVAYSSPAKGSPQKEASKLATAPAEKKAVVKQKVSLEATTSFVALNLHQAVLPTPLPPFAPVKDEALPAYSARAPGAGFIAQLFPITIQPNAP, encoded by the coding sequence ATGCCAAAAACGAAGAACATATTCAACCATTTCAGGCATTTGATGATGTCTGTTACCCTGCTTTGGGCGCTGATGCTCAATGGCCAGGAGGTGGTTGCCTATAGTTCTCCGGCTAAAGGATCTCCGCAAAAAGAGGCTTCCAAACTGGCTACTGCGCCAGCAGAGAAGAAAGCTGTAGTTAAACAAAAGGTATCTTTAGAAGCTACTACTTCTTTTGTAGCTTTAAACCTGCACCAGGCGGTACTGCCAACGCCATTACCGCCCTTTGCGCCTGTTAAAGACGAAGCGCTGCCTGCCTATAGTGCCAGGGCTCCCGGCGCAGGTTTTATTGCACAGCTTTTCCCGATTACCATACAGCCCAACGCCCCCTAG
- a CDS encoding non-canonical purine NTP diphosphatase — MTELCFATNNRKKLNEVSQMLEGKYKLLTLEDIGCHEELAEEQDTLEGNSRQKAQYVWEKYGVNCFADDTGLEVAALHHEPGVYSARYAGPQRSDTDNMELLLKNLEEKKDRSARFRTFITLFLNGEEHQFEGIVNGQITKFWNGNQSFGYDPIFIPEGFDRTFSEMSTEEKNIISHRGKAIRKLVAFLKRNS, encoded by the coding sequence TTTGCTACCAATAACCGAAAAAAACTGAACGAAGTAAGCCAGATGCTGGAAGGCAAGTACAAACTCCTGACGCTGGAAGATATTGGCTGCCACGAAGAATTAGCCGAAGAACAGGATACACTGGAAGGAAATTCCCGGCAAAAGGCACAGTATGTGTGGGAGAAATATGGGGTTAACTGCTTCGCCGACGATACAGGCTTAGAAGTTGCCGCTTTGCATCATGAGCCTGGCGTATACTCTGCCCGGTATGCCGGCCCGCAACGCAGCGACACCGATAATATGGAACTGTTACTAAAGAACCTGGAAGAGAAGAAAGACCGCAGCGCCCGCTTCCGCACGTTTATCACGCTTTTCCTGAACGGGGAAGAACATCAGTTTGAAGGTATTGTAAACGGGCAGATTACTAAATTCTGGAACGGCAACCAGAGTTTTGGCTATGATCCTATTTTTATACCCGAAGGTTTCGACCGGACATTTTCCGAAATGAGCACCGAAGAAAAGAATATCATCAGCCACAGAGGGAAAGCCATCAGAAAACTGGTTGCCTTTCTGAAAAGAAACAGCTGA
- a CDS encoding NifU family protein — MIENKEKTVSVYAEANPNPESMKFVMNVSLLPEGQSVDYPNLESALESPLAQELFNFDYVSRVFIASNFVTVTKSADIEWVKLIPELRTFLKSYIEAGGPAFNEGFDASKLSAGNAAEASGEVSEEDAVITKKVIDLLENYVRPAVEQDGGNITFKSYKEGVVTVFLQGSCSGCPSATVTLKSGIENLLKRMVPEVTEVVADGVTI; from the coding sequence ATGATAGAAAATAAAGAAAAGACAGTTTCGGTATACGCAGAAGCAAACCCGAATCCTGAATCAATGAAGTTTGTGATGAACGTTTCCCTTTTACCGGAAGGGCAAAGTGTAGATTATCCGAACCTTGAAAGTGCTTTAGAGTCGCCACTGGCGCAGGAGCTTTTCAACTTTGATTATGTTTCCAGAGTTTTTATTGCCAGCAACTTTGTAACAGTTACGAAGAGTGCCGACATTGAGTGGGTAAAACTAATCCCGGAACTCCGTACCTTCCTGAAGTCTTACATTGAGGCTGGTGGTCCGGCATTTAACGAAGGCTTTGATGCCAGCAAATTAAGTGCAGGCAATGCAGCAGAGGCTTCTGGTGAAGTTTCTGAAGAAGATGCCGTTATCACAAAGAAAGTAATTGATCTCCTGGAGAACTATGTTCGTCCGGCTGTTGAGCAGGATGGGGGCAACATTACATTCAAGTCTTATAAAGAAGGTGTGGTAACTGTATTTTTACAAGGTTCTTGCAGTGGTTGCCCTTCTGCTACTGTAACTCTGAAATCCGGTATCGAAAACCTGCTGAAGCGCATGGTGCCAGAAGTAACAGAAGTAGTTGCAGATGGCGTTACGATCTAA
- a CDS encoding TrkA family potassium uptake protein — translation MRHKFAVIGLGIFGNSIARTLAERGAEVLAIDNSEDHVEAIKDEVAYAVALDATDIRALEAQNIQDMDAVIVAIGEDFEALLITTANLQELNIKRVITRASNKQQRRILEKMGVHEILSPEGEVGRTVAERLLQPSIRTFLPLPDNYEIVEINTPRGIANKNLAKISLREKYNLNMITIKRFFEEIQDGKPTQVEHIIGVPKADTVIYPSDILILIGKKHDIKRFIDINR, via the coding sequence ATGAGGCATAAATTTGCTGTAATTGGTCTGGGTATATTCGGCAACTCTATTGCACGTACACTTGCGGAACGAGGTGCGGAGGTACTGGCTATCGACAATAGCGAAGACCATGTAGAAGCTATCAAAGATGAGGTTGCTTATGCCGTAGCACTGGACGCTACCGACATCAGGGCACTGGAAGCACAGAACATCCAGGACATGGATGCTGTAATTGTGGCTATAGGCGAAGATTTTGAGGCACTGCTGATCACAACCGCCAACTTACAGGAACTTAATATAAAGCGTGTGATTACCAGGGCTTCTAACAAGCAGCAGCGCCGCATCCTGGAAAAAATGGGCGTACACGAAATCCTTTCTCCTGAGGGCGAGGTAGGCAGAACCGTGGCAGAACGCCTGCTGCAGCCTAGCATACGTACGTTCCTGCCCCTGCCAGACAATTATGAAATTGTAGAGATTAATACCCCGCGCGGTATTGCCAACAAAAACCTGGCAAAGATTTCGCTTAGAGAAAAGTATAACCTGAACATGATCACAATCAAGCGTTTCTTTGAGGAGATACAGGACGGGAAACCAACACAGGTAGAGCATATCATTGGCGTACCCAAAGCGGATACTGTTATCTATCCTTCTGACATCCTGATCCTGATCGGTAAGAAGCACGACATCAAACGCTTTATTGATATAAATCGCTAA
- the secDF gene encoding protein translocase subunit SecDF — protein MRNKTAIIVLTALVGALCLFFLSFSFVASRVEKDAEAYATDAQGNVDRAKRQAYLDSVRQEPVFVGFTYQEIKEKELGLGLDLKGGMHVVLEVSPVEIIRSMSGNSKDPNFVKALARAQELQKNSQEKFTTLFAEAYREVEPNGRLSRIFSNSANRGRISYESSNAEVIDVIDQEVNDAVDRSFNILRTRIDKFGVTNPNIQRLSGNGGDGRIQIELPGVDDPERVRRLLQGMANLEFWEVWTPDEFTPYFLQLNEYLAQQEKAGKLNLGTADQKDPLTQGATPNATVKTDGADDVLAQAAATDSTGLAQAGQTAASTDSAANGLDSLANAQSSALARLFVPLPGGFGTNVRDTAKVNEILGRAEVRAIFPPNMKFLWSVKPVQGGNRQEFAELYAIKKGRDGKAPLSGDAINDARQDFDQNGRPEISMAMNPNGSKKWARLTGDNINRQIAIVLDNYVYSAPVVQGEITGGNSSISGNFTVEEAKDLANILKAGKMPAPTRIIEEAIVGPSLGQEAINQGLLSTIAGLVIVVIFMIAYYSRGGFIADLALVFNVFFILGILAQFGAALTLPGIAGIVLTLGMAVDANVLIFERMREESLKGFSMREVINKGYEKAFSTILDANVTTFIVGFILYYFGSGPVKGFAITLMIGIVTSFFTSVYISRLFVENAFRKSGKLSFGTALSGKMFRNIKFDVMKYRKPAYAFSLAILVFGFVAMYINGGPNLGVDFAGGRSYVIDFDQAVPASDLRSALVDDFQSAGTEVKTFGGTNRLKVITSYLADDESIQADEKVRTALEQGLAQYSNLNPNVVSSSKVGATMADDIQNTSLVAMALALIGIFLYVMIRFRKWQFSLGGVVALLHDALMIIAVFSILDLVGVSYEIDQVFVAAVLTIIGFSINDTVVIFDRVREYMSDNPKSAIKDVVNPALISTFSRTIITSLTLFLVVVVLFIFGGEVLRGFSLAMIIGVVFGTYSSLFIATPIVVDTVKEDKAPVASAKVVQQAR, from the coding sequence ATGCGTAACAAAACAGCCATTATTGTTCTGACAGCGCTGGTAGGGGCACTTTGCCTCTTCTTCCTGTCATTTTCCTTTGTTGCCAGTCGTGTAGAAAAGGATGCTGAAGCCTATGCAACAGATGCACAAGGCAATGTAGACCGCGCTAAACGACAAGCGTACCTCGACTCTGTTCGCCAGGAACCTGTGTTCGTAGGTTTTACTTACCAGGAAATCAAAGAAAAAGAATTAGGCCTTGGCCTTGACCTGAAAGGCGGAATGCACGTGGTGCTGGAAGTTTCTCCTGTAGAGATTATCCGTTCTATGTCAGGCAACAGCAAAGACCCTAACTTTGTAAAGGCCCTTGCCCGTGCGCAGGAGCTACAGAAAAACAGCCAGGAAAAATTTACCACCCTGTTTGCTGAGGCCTACCGCGAGGTGGAGCCAAACGGTCGCTTAAGCCGTATTTTCTCAAACTCTGCCAACAGAGGCAGAATCAGCTACGAGTCAAGCAACGCTGAAGTAATCGATGTGATCGATCAGGAAGTTAACGATGCTGTAGACCGCTCTTTCAACATCCTGCGCACCCGTATCGATAAATTCGGTGTTACGAACCCGAACATCCAGCGCCTATCGGGTAACGGTGGCGATGGCCGTATCCAGATCGAGCTGCCGGGCGTAGACGACCCGGAGCGTGTGCGCCGCCTGCTGCAGGGCATGGCCAACCTGGAGTTCTGGGAAGTATGGACGCCGGACGAGTTCACCCCTTACTTTTTACAACTAAACGAGTACCTGGCACAGCAGGAGAAAGCCGGCAAGCTGAACCTGGGCACTGCAGACCAGAAAGATCCCTTAACGCAGGGTGCTACTCCTAACGCAACAGTTAAAACAGACGGCGCCGATGATGTGCTGGCGCAGGCTGCCGCTACCGATTCCACGGGTCTTGCGCAGGCGGGCCAAACGGCAGCTTCTACTGATTCCGCTGCCAATGGCCTGGACTCTCTTGCCAACGCACAAAGCAGCGCTCTGGCCCGCCTGTTCGTTCCGCTGCCAGGTGGCTTCGGCACAAACGTGCGCGACACGGCCAAGGTAAACGAGATTTTAGGAAGAGCAGAGGTTCGTGCCATCTTCCCTCCCAACATGAAGTTTTTGTGGAGCGTGAAGCCCGTGCAGGGCGGCAACCGCCAAGAGTTCGCAGAGCTGTACGCCATCAAAAAAGGGCGTGACGGGAAGGCCCCACTGTCCGGTGACGCTATCAACGATGCCCGCCAGGACTTCGACCAGAACGGACGCCCTGAAATCAGCATGGCCATGAACCCGAACGGCTCCAAGAAGTGGGCCCGTTTGACAGGCGACAACATCAACCGCCAGATCGCCATCGTGCTGGACAACTACGTGTACTCTGCTCCGGTGGTGCAGGGCGAGATCACAGGCGGCAACTCCTCCATCTCCGGCAACTTCACCGTGGAAGAGGCGAAAGACCTTGCCAACATCCTGAAGGCGGGTAAGATGCCGGCCCCTACCCGTATCATCGAAGAGGCCATCGTAGGTCCTTCGCTGGGCCAGGAGGCCATTAACCAGGGCTTGCTTTCTACCATTGCCGGTCTGGTAATTGTAGTTATCTTCATGATTGCTTACTACTCTCGTGGTGGTTTCATTGCCGACTTAGCGTTGGTGTTCAACGTGTTCTTTATCCTGGGTATCTTAGCACAGTTTGGCGCAGCGCTTACCCTGCCTGGCATTGCGGGTATCGTGCTTACGTTAGGTATGGCCGTGGATGCGAACGTACTGATCTTCGAACGTATGCGTGAGGAATCATTGAAAGGCTTCAGCATGCGCGAGGTCATCAACAAAGGCTACGAAAAGGCTTTCTCTACTATCTTGGATGCGAACGTAACTACTTTCATTGTTGGCTTTATCCTGTACTACTTCGGCTCAGGCCCGGTAAAAGGCTTCGCCATTACCCTGATGATTGGTATTGTTACCTCCTTCTTTACGTCTGTTTATATTTCAAGGCTTTTTGTAGAGAATGCTTTCAGAAAGAGCGGCAAACTTTCATTTGGTACAGCTTTATCAGGCAAGATGTTCCGTAACATTAAATTTGATGTTATGAAGTACAGAAAACCTGCTTATGCTTTCTCGTTAGCTATACTGGTATTCGGTTTTGTAGCGATGTATATTAACGGTGGCCCGAACCTGGGTGTAGACTTTGCGGGTGGTCGCTCTTATGTAATTGACTTCGATCAGGCTGTTCCGGCTTCAGACCTTCGCTCTGCCCTGGTAGATGATTTCCAGTCTGCGGGTACTGAAGTAAAAACTTTTGGCGGCACAAACCGATTAAAGGTAATTACCAGCTACCTGGCAGATGATGAAAGCATTCAGGCGGATGAGAAGGTAAGAACTGCCCTGGAGCAAGGCCTGGCGCAATACAGCAACCTGAACCCGAATGTAGTAAGTTCTTCTAAAGTAGGTGCAACAATGGCCGATGACATTCAGAACACTTCCCTGGTGGCTATGGCATTAGCACTGATCGGAATCTTCCTGTATGTGATGATCCGTTTCAGAAAGTGGCAGTTTAGCTTAGGCGGCGTGGTAGCCTTGCTGCACGATGCGCTTATGATCATCGCTGTGTTCTCTATCCTGGATCTGGTTGGTGTTTCTTACGAGATCGATCAGGTGTTTGTAGCTGCGGTGCTTACTATCATTGGTTTCTCTATTAACGATACCGTGGTAATTTTCGACCGTGTACGCGAGTACATGAGCGATAATCCAAAATCTGCTATTAAAGATGTAGTGAACCCAGCTCTTATTAGCACATTCAGCCGTACCATCATCACATCCTTAACCTTATTCCTAGTGGTAGTGGTGCTGTTTATATTTGGCGGTGAAGTGTTAAGAGGTTTCTCTCTGGCTATGATTATTGGTGTAGTATTTGGTACTTACTCTTCCCTGTTTATCGCTACTCCGATTGTAGTTGATACTGTTAAAGAAGACAAAGCGCCAGTAGCTTCAGCCAAAGTAGTGCAGCAGGCACGATAA
- a CDS encoding sodium:proton antiporter encodes MLYNYIMLAQAQHPAVPGFLIIPFLILIGMIASGPVLFGHFWEHNYKKVAITLGLTVLAYYLFILHDVHMPIHTFFEYASFAVLLSSLYIAAGGIYLNVNARATPLMNVALVAVGAVLANLIGTTGASLLLIRPFIRLNNHRIKPYQIIFFIFIVSNAGGLLTPLGDPPLFIGFLKGVPFFWTLQHLFIPWILSIGLLCLLFFLVDSRNKETAFTPRPEVVEKNDAKTEFHFTGKRNLFWLAVIIAAIFLDPNVIDGLPHIFYDGNKFSYLREVIQLTAAFFCFRFSSKTALAGNHFNFHPILEVVFLFFGIFFTMMPALQLSAEIASSPAYAQYITPNFLYWATGSLSGFLDNAPTYANFLSLGMAKFELSQNSVVDVRHFAEGTSVAGLDTLVQLEAISLAAVLFGAFTYIGNGPNFMVKAIAESAGIKMPSFFAYILRYSIPFLLPILVMVWFLVVHLRLF; translated from the coding sequence ATGCTTTACAACTACATTATGTTGGCGCAAGCCCAGCATCCAGCTGTACCTGGCTTTCTGATTATACCATTTCTTATCCTGATCGGGATGATTGCCAGTGGCCCGGTTTTATTCGGTCATTTCTGGGAGCACAACTACAAAAAAGTAGCTATCACACTTGGGCTAACCGTATTGGCGTACTACCTGTTTATCCTGCACGATGTGCATATGCCAATTCACACCTTCTTTGAGTATGCTTCCTTTGCTGTTTTGCTGAGTTCGCTTTACATAGCAGCAGGTGGTATTTACTTAAACGTAAATGCCAGAGCCACGCCGCTGATGAATGTGGCTTTAGTGGCTGTAGGTGCCGTGCTGGCCAACCTGATTGGTACTACAGGTGCCTCTCTTTTGCTGATCCGGCCATTTATACGACTAAACAACCATCGTATTAAGCCCTACCAGATCATCTTCTTCATTTTTATTGTAAGTAATGCCGGTGGGCTTTTAACTCCTCTGGGTGACCCGCCACTGTTCATAGGCTTCTTAAAAGGGGTGCCCTTCTTCTGGACTTTACAACACCTTTTCATTCCCTGGATACTATCCATCGGCCTGCTTTGCCTGTTATTCTTCCTGGTAGACAGCCGAAACAAAGAAACTGCTTTTACTCCACGCCCTGAAGTAGTGGAAAAGAACGATGCTAAAACAGAATTCCACTTTACAGGCAAGCGTAACTTGTTCTGGCTGGCAGTTATTATTGCCGCTATTTTCCTGGACCCGAATGTAATTGATGGCCTGCCGCATATCTTCTACGATGGCAATAAGTTTTCTTATCTGCGTGAAGTAATACAACTCACAGCTGCTTTCTTCTGTTTCCGCTTTTCGAGCAAAACAGCTTTGGCAGGTAATCACTTTAATTTTCACCCGATTCTGGAAGTGGTTTTCCTCTTCTTTGGGATATTCTTTACCATGATGCCTGCTTTACAGTTATCAGCTGAAATCGCTTCTTCTCCGGCTTATGCCCAATACATAACACCAAACTTCCTGTACTGGGCTACTGGTTCTTTATCAGGCTTCCTGGATAATGCCCCTACTTATGCCAACTTCCTGTCGTTGGGTATGGCCAAGTTTGAATTATCTCAGAACAGTGTGGTAGATGTAAGGCATTTTGCAGAAGGCACCTCCGTGGCAGGGTTAGACACCCTGGTTCAGCTGGAAGCCATTTCTCTGGCTGCCGTACTGTTTGGCGCCTTTACTTATATTGGTAACGGACCTAACTTTATGGTGAAGGCCATTGCTGAAAGTGCAGGTATTAAAATGCCATCTTTCTTCGCTTATATTCTGCGTTACTCTATACCATTCCTGCTGCCAATCCTGGTAATGGTATGGTTCCTGGTGGTGCATCTGAGATTATTTTAA
- the udk gene encoding uridine kinase, whose product MQKPYIVGITGGSASGKTTFLNKLLASFAPENICLISQDNYYKSRELQTRDANGVVNFDLPSCIDDDAYAEDLRRLGEGETIYRTEYTFNNPNVVPKQLEFKPAPIVVVEGIFVFYFEEIAKQLDLKVYIDAKEYIKLQRRIVRDKIERGYDLDDVLYRYTHHVAPTYEKYIKPYKNDADIIIPNNNHFERGLEVLTTFLNSKIKAS is encoded by the coding sequence ATGCAAAAGCCATATATCGTCGGAATAACAGGAGGTAGTGCTTCAGGAAAAACCACTTTTTTGAATAAGCTACTCGCATCGTTTGCCCCTGAGAACATTTGCCTGATCTCGCAGGATAACTACTATAAATCACGCGAATTACAAACACGCGACGCGAACGGAGTCGTAAATTTTGACCTTCCTTCCTGCATTGATGATGATGCTTATGCCGAAGATCTGAGAAGATTAGGCGAAGGAGAAACCATTTACCGCACCGAATATACGTTTAACAACCCTAATGTAGTACCAAAGCAACTGGAGTTTAAGCCGGCACCAATTGTAGTGGTAGAGGGTATCTTTGTATTTTATTTCGAAGAGATTGCCAAACAATTGGACCTGAAAGTATACATTGATGCCAAAGAGTATATTAAATTGCAGCGCCGGATCGTGCGCGATAAAATAGAACGCGGTTACGACCTCGACGATGTGCTTTACCGCTACACACACCATGTAGCCCCTACATACGAAAAATACATTAAGCCATATAAAAACGATGCAGACATCATCATCCCGAACAACAATCATTTTGAGCGCGGGCTGGAGGTGCTTACGACGTTCTTGAATTCTAAGATTAAAGCATCATGA